A single window of Xylocopa sonorina isolate GNS202 chromosome 5, iyXylSono1_principal, whole genome shotgun sequence DNA harbors:
- the Unc-115a gene encoding actin binding LIM protein Uncoordinated 115a isoform X2: protein MKSKSDTFFTSESNGVKRDQELKQKQLKKGKTFCQSCKKKCSGEVLRVQDKYFHIGCFKCAQCNSSLAQGGFFAREGSYYCTKDYRERWGTKCAGCGEYVEGDVVTAGDKHAFHPNCFHCQRCRQPLLGQGTKVSLVQGQALCHRCVGIPVREASTPVGNSTTIRGTGDGPSDPGACAGCGNQLREGQALVALDRQWHVWCFKCHSCDTVLHGEYMGKDGVPYCEKDYQKQFGVKCAYCNRYISGKVLQAGDNHHFHPTCARCTKCGDPFGDGEEMYLQGAAIWHPRCGPGPSGPNGIVNGHGEAHTPQHRESERISSSASEMQFSLRSRTPSLNGSLCSPYSSLSRKYYPARTGSPGLILREYGRGPSEDVSRIYTYSYLTETPSQGYLRRPIQPYDKPPTSPHFHRPSSSRSIRSSGGRSSRSGMRALVDALSETRPKSPASQVDNDEPIELAHYPDAMKPPPGTKPPIERDDFPAPPYPYTDPERRRRWSDTYKGVPASDDEDEVDNKTYIKEVEEKLKKEQDELSKIDTGIAKVFLQDREKDRENLRHKAANVDPRNASRTPSAAREPTYRLRYESPVGASPSRNIDHARPWEDDDGFSYRSSVGPSYNVVSSLRHIPKPGYGLAPRSHTFSSTGGSVSALPGDYSFSGMGDKTHSTDFSSGKSDISTGSITDVDRRALVCTTAPYYSRRISMNDGGMLPSSTTYTGGLGSVVGSRGGHHVRRSLPDMGTAPSEPPKLYPYHLLVITNYRLPADVDRCNLERHLSDAEFEAVLQFTRAEFYRLPQWRRNEIKRRARLF from the exons GTAAAACGTTCTGCCAGTCTTGCAAGAAGAAGTGCAGCGGGGAGGTGCTACGAGTACAGGACAAGTACTTCCACATAGGGTGTTTCAAGTGCGCTCAGTGCAACTCTAGCTTAGCGCAGGGTGGCTTTTTCGCACGCGAGGGCTCTTACTATTGCACCAAG GATTACAGGGAACGCTGGGGGACGAAGTGTGCGGGCTGCGGAGAATACGTCGAGGGCGACGTGGTCACTGCTGGGGACAAGCACGCCTTCCATCCGAACTGTTTTCACTGCCAGAGATGCAGACAACCGTTGCTGGGCCAGGGTACTAAAGTGTCCCTTGTCCAAG GTCAAGCTCTGTGTCATCGATGCGTCGGTATCCCGGTACGAGAGGCCTCGACGCCGGTCGGCAATAGCACCACCATCAGAGGAACCGGGGACGGGCCGTCTGACCCTGGTGCCTGCGCTGGTTGCGGAAACCAATTACGGGAAGGCCAGGCTTTGGTCGCCCTGGATCGACAGTGGCACGTCTGGTGTTTCAAATGCCATAGCTGCGACACCGTGCTCCACGGCGAATACATGGGGAA AGACGGGGTGCCTTACTGCGAGAAGGACTACCAGAAGCAGTTCGGCGTGAAGTGCGCCTACTGCAACCGTTACATCAGCGGTAAGGTGCTGCAGGCTGGGGACAACCATCATTTCCATCCTACCTGCGCCCGATGCACCAAGTGCGGCGATCCTTTCGGCGATGGGGAGGAAATGTATTTGCAGGGCGCGGCCATTTGGCATCCCCGTTGCGGGCCAGGCCCGAGCGGACCGAACGGTATCGTGAACGGCCATGGGGAAGCTCACACCCCCCAGCATCGAGAGTCGGAGCGGATCTCCAGCAGCGCTTCGGAGATGCAG ttttcattgcggtCACGCACGCCAAGCCTGAACGGATCACTCTGCAGCCCTTACAGCAGCCTCAGTCGCAAG TATTATCCCGCGCGAACTGGCAGTCCCGGACTGATATTGCGAGAGTACGGACGTGGTCCATCCGAGGACGTATCTAGGATTTATACTTACTCGTACTTGACCGAGACGCCGAGCCAGGGATACTTGAGACGTCCGATACAGCCATACGACAAACCACCGACTAGCCCACATTTTCATAGACCTAGCT CGTCCCGTTCGATAAGAAGCAGCGGCGGACGCAGCAGCCGATCTGGTATGCGCGCTCTGGTCGATGCTCTCAGCGAGACCAGACCAAAGTCACCGGCCAGTCAAGTAGATAAtgacgagccaatagagttggCGCATTATCCGGATGCCATGAAACCTCCTCCTGGTACCAAGCCGCCGATCGAAAGAGACGATTTCCCTGCTCCGCCTTATCCTTACACAGATCCCGAGAGACGTAGACGATGGTCCGACACATACAAG GGAGTACCCGCATCGGATGATGAGGACGAAGTGGACAACAAGACTTACATAAAGGAGGTGGAGGAGAAGCTGAAGAAGGAACAGGACGAGCTAAGTAAAATCGACACTGGGATAGCGAAGGTGTTCTTACAAGATCGCGAAAAGGATCGAGAGAACCTGAGACACAAAGCTGCGAACGTTGATCCTAGGAACGCGTCGAGAACGCCATCGGCTGCCAGAGAACCGACTTACAGATTACGATACGAAAGTCCAGTTGGCGCGT CGCCATCGAGAAATATAGACCACGCCAGACCGTGGGAGGACGACGATGGATTCAGTTACAGATCGAGCGTAGGGCCCAGTTACAACG TTGTGAGCTCCCTTCGGCACATCCCGAAGCCAGGGTACGGTCTGGCACCGCGAAGTCACACCTTCTCCTCGACCGGCGGTTCTGTATCTGCTCTCCCT GGTGATTATTCGTTCAGTGGTATGGGAGACAAGACGCACAGCACTGATTTCTCATCCGGCAAATCAGATA TATCGACAGGCAGCATCACGGATGTGGATCGACGGGCATTGGTATGTACCACAGCCCCATACTACTCCCGGCGAATTAGCATG AATGATGGCGGTATGCTGCCATCATCCACCACGTATACAGGTGGCCTGGGCTCGGTAGTCGGAAGTCGCGGGGGCCATCACGTAAGGAGATCACTGCCAGACATGGGAACTGCACCCTCCGAACCGCCGAAACTCTATCCTTACCACTTACTTGTCATCACCAACTACAGGCTGCCAGCCGACGTGGATCGTTGCAATCTCGAA CGGCACCTTTCCGACGCAGAATTCGAGGCAGTCCTCCAGTTTACACGCGCCGAGTTCTACAGACTACCGCAGTGGCGTCGTAACGAAATCAAAAGACGTGCCCGGTTGTTTTAA
- the Unc-115a gene encoding actin binding LIM protein Uncoordinated 115a isoform X3 — protein sequence MKSKSDTFFTSESNGVKRDQELKQKQLKKGKTFCQSCKKKCSGEVLRVQDKYFHIGCFKCAQCNSSLAQGGFFAREGSYYCTKDYRERWGTKCAGCGEYVEGDVVTAGDKHAFHPNCFHCQRCRQPLLGQGTKVSLVQGQALCHRCVGIPVREASTPVGNSTTIRGTGDGPSDPGACAGCGNQLREGQALVALDRQWHVWCFKCHSCDTVLHGEYMGKDGVPYCEKDYQKQFGVKCAYCNRYISGKVLQAGDNHHFHPTCARCTKCGDPFGDGEEMYLQGAAIWHPRCGPGPSGPNGIVNGHGEAHTPQHRESERISSSASEMQFSLRSRTPSLNGSLCSPYSSLSRKYYPARTGSPGLILREYGRGPSEDVSRIYTYSYLTETPSQGYLRRPIQPYDKPPTSPHFHRPSSSRSIRSSGGRSSRSGMRALVDALSETRPKSPASQVDNDEPIELAHYPDAMKPPPGTKPPIERDDFPAPPYPYTDPERRRRWSDTYKGVPASDDEDEVDNKTYIKEVEEKLKKEQDELSKIDTGIAKVFLQDREKDRENLRHKAANVDPRNASRTPSAAREPTYRLRYESPVGASPSRNIDHARPWEDDDGFSYRSSVGPSYNVGRSSARSPAPRNYPPLGTQRAFTLPNAARHYHSGDYSFSGMGDKTHSTDFSSGKSDISTGSITDVDRRALNDGGMLPSSTTYTGGLGSVVGSRGGHHVRRSLPDMGTAPSEPPKLYPYHLLVITNYRLPADVDRCNLERHLSDAEFEAVLQFTRAEFYRLPQWRRNEIKRRARLF from the exons GTAAAACGTTCTGCCAGTCTTGCAAGAAGAAGTGCAGCGGGGAGGTGCTACGAGTACAGGACAAGTACTTCCACATAGGGTGTTTCAAGTGCGCTCAGTGCAACTCTAGCTTAGCGCAGGGTGGCTTTTTCGCACGCGAGGGCTCTTACTATTGCACCAAG GATTACAGGGAACGCTGGGGGACGAAGTGTGCGGGCTGCGGAGAATACGTCGAGGGCGACGTGGTCACTGCTGGGGACAAGCACGCCTTCCATCCGAACTGTTTTCACTGCCAGAGATGCAGACAACCGTTGCTGGGCCAGGGTACTAAAGTGTCCCTTGTCCAAG GTCAAGCTCTGTGTCATCGATGCGTCGGTATCCCGGTACGAGAGGCCTCGACGCCGGTCGGCAATAGCACCACCATCAGAGGAACCGGGGACGGGCCGTCTGACCCTGGTGCCTGCGCTGGTTGCGGAAACCAATTACGGGAAGGCCAGGCTTTGGTCGCCCTGGATCGACAGTGGCACGTCTGGTGTTTCAAATGCCATAGCTGCGACACCGTGCTCCACGGCGAATACATGGGGAA AGACGGGGTGCCTTACTGCGAGAAGGACTACCAGAAGCAGTTCGGCGTGAAGTGCGCCTACTGCAACCGTTACATCAGCGGTAAGGTGCTGCAGGCTGGGGACAACCATCATTTCCATCCTACCTGCGCCCGATGCACCAAGTGCGGCGATCCTTTCGGCGATGGGGAGGAAATGTATTTGCAGGGCGCGGCCATTTGGCATCCCCGTTGCGGGCCAGGCCCGAGCGGACCGAACGGTATCGTGAACGGCCATGGGGAAGCTCACACCCCCCAGCATCGAGAGTCGGAGCGGATCTCCAGCAGCGCTTCGGAGATGCAG ttttcattgcggtCACGCACGCCAAGCCTGAACGGATCACTCTGCAGCCCTTACAGCAGCCTCAGTCGCAAG TATTATCCCGCGCGAACTGGCAGTCCCGGACTGATATTGCGAGAGTACGGACGTGGTCCATCCGAGGACGTATCTAGGATTTATACTTACTCGTACTTGACCGAGACGCCGAGCCAGGGATACTTGAGACGTCCGATACAGCCATACGACAAACCACCGACTAGCCCACATTTTCATAGACCTAGCT CGTCCCGTTCGATAAGAAGCAGCGGCGGACGCAGCAGCCGATCTGGTATGCGCGCTCTGGTCGATGCTCTCAGCGAGACCAGACCAAAGTCACCGGCCAGTCAAGTAGATAAtgacgagccaatagagttggCGCATTATCCGGATGCCATGAAACCTCCTCCTGGTACCAAGCCGCCGATCGAAAGAGACGATTTCCCTGCTCCGCCTTATCCTTACACAGATCCCGAGAGACGTAGACGATGGTCCGACACATACAAG GGAGTACCCGCATCGGATGATGAGGACGAAGTGGACAACAAGACTTACATAAAGGAGGTGGAGGAGAAGCTGAAGAAGGAACAGGACGAGCTAAGTAAAATCGACACTGGGATAGCGAAGGTGTTCTTACAAGATCGCGAAAAGGATCGAGAGAACCTGAGACACAAAGCTGCGAACGTTGATCCTAGGAACGCGTCGAGAACGCCATCGGCTGCCAGAGAACCGACTTACAGATTACGATACGAAAGTCCAGTTGGCGCGT CGCCATCGAGAAATATAGACCACGCCAGACCGTGGGAGGACGACGATGGATTCAGTTACAGATCGAGCGTAGGGCCCAGTTACAACG TTGGGAGGTCATCGGCACGTTCCCCGGCTCCCAGAAACTATCCACCCCTTGGTACTCAACGCGCCTTCACTCTTCCAAACGCCGCTAGGCACTATCATTCG GGTGATTATTCGTTCAGTGGTATGGGAGACAAGACGCACAGCACTGATTTCTCATCCGGCAAATCAGATA TATCGACAGGCAGCATCACGGATGTGGATCGACGGGCATTG AATGATGGCGGTATGCTGCCATCATCCACCACGTATACAGGTGGCCTGGGCTCGGTAGTCGGAAGTCGCGGGGGCCATCACGTAAGGAGATCACTGCCAGACATGGGAACTGCACCCTCCGAACCGCCGAAACTCTATCCTTACCACTTACTTGTCATCACCAACTACAGGCTGCCAGCCGACGTGGATCGTTGCAATCTCGAA CGGCACCTTTCCGACGCAGAATTCGAGGCAGTCCTCCAGTTTACACGCGCCGAGTTCTACAGACTACCGCAGTGGCGTCGTAACGAAATCAAAAGACGTGCCCGGTTGTTTTAA
- the Unc-115a gene encoding actin binding LIM protein Uncoordinated 115a isoform X4, whose protein sequence is MKSKSDTFFTSESNGVKRDQELKQKQLKKGKTFCQSCKKKCSGEVLRVQDKYFHIGCFKCAQCNSSLAQGGFFAREGSYYCTKDYRERWGTKCAGCGEYVEGDVVTAGDKHAFHPNCFHCQRCRQPLLGQGTKVSLVQGQALCHRCVGIPVREASTPVGNSTTIRGTGDGPSDPGACAGCGNQLREGQALVALDRQWHVWCFKCHSCDTVLHGEYMGKDGVPYCEKDYQKQFGVKCAYCNRYISGKVLQAGDNHHFHPTCARCTKCGDPFGDGEEMYLQGAAIWHPRCGPGPSGPNGIVNGHGEAHTPQHRESERISSSASEMQFSLRSRTPSLNGSLCSPYSSLSRKYYPARTGSPGLILREYGRGPSEDVSRIYTYSYLTETPSQGYLRRPIQPYDKPPTSPHFHRPSSSRSIRSSGGRSSRSGMRALVDALSETRPKSPASQVDNDEPIELAHYPDAMKPPPGTKPPIERDDFPAPPYPYTDPERRRRWSDTYKGVPASDDEDEVDNKTYIKEVEEKLKKEQDELSKIDTGIAKVFLQDREKDRENLRHKAANVDPRNASRTPSAAREPTYRLRYESPVGASPSRNIDHARPWEDDDGFSYRSSVGPSYNVVSSLRHIPKPGYGLAPRSHTFSSTGGSVSALPGDYSFSGMGDKTHSTDFSSGKSDISTGSITDVDRRALNDGGMLPSSTTYTGGLGSVVGSRGGHHVRRSLPDMGTAPSEPPKLYPYHLLVITNYRLPADVDRCNLERHLSDAEFEAVLQFTRAEFYRLPQWRRNEIKRRARLF, encoded by the exons GTAAAACGTTCTGCCAGTCTTGCAAGAAGAAGTGCAGCGGGGAGGTGCTACGAGTACAGGACAAGTACTTCCACATAGGGTGTTTCAAGTGCGCTCAGTGCAACTCTAGCTTAGCGCAGGGTGGCTTTTTCGCACGCGAGGGCTCTTACTATTGCACCAAG GATTACAGGGAACGCTGGGGGACGAAGTGTGCGGGCTGCGGAGAATACGTCGAGGGCGACGTGGTCACTGCTGGGGACAAGCACGCCTTCCATCCGAACTGTTTTCACTGCCAGAGATGCAGACAACCGTTGCTGGGCCAGGGTACTAAAGTGTCCCTTGTCCAAG GTCAAGCTCTGTGTCATCGATGCGTCGGTATCCCGGTACGAGAGGCCTCGACGCCGGTCGGCAATAGCACCACCATCAGAGGAACCGGGGACGGGCCGTCTGACCCTGGTGCCTGCGCTGGTTGCGGAAACCAATTACGGGAAGGCCAGGCTTTGGTCGCCCTGGATCGACAGTGGCACGTCTGGTGTTTCAAATGCCATAGCTGCGACACCGTGCTCCACGGCGAATACATGGGGAA AGACGGGGTGCCTTACTGCGAGAAGGACTACCAGAAGCAGTTCGGCGTGAAGTGCGCCTACTGCAACCGTTACATCAGCGGTAAGGTGCTGCAGGCTGGGGACAACCATCATTTCCATCCTACCTGCGCCCGATGCACCAAGTGCGGCGATCCTTTCGGCGATGGGGAGGAAATGTATTTGCAGGGCGCGGCCATTTGGCATCCCCGTTGCGGGCCAGGCCCGAGCGGACCGAACGGTATCGTGAACGGCCATGGGGAAGCTCACACCCCCCAGCATCGAGAGTCGGAGCGGATCTCCAGCAGCGCTTCGGAGATGCAG ttttcattgcggtCACGCACGCCAAGCCTGAACGGATCACTCTGCAGCCCTTACAGCAGCCTCAGTCGCAAG TATTATCCCGCGCGAACTGGCAGTCCCGGACTGATATTGCGAGAGTACGGACGTGGTCCATCCGAGGACGTATCTAGGATTTATACTTACTCGTACTTGACCGAGACGCCGAGCCAGGGATACTTGAGACGTCCGATACAGCCATACGACAAACCACCGACTAGCCCACATTTTCATAGACCTAGCT CGTCCCGTTCGATAAGAAGCAGCGGCGGACGCAGCAGCCGATCTGGTATGCGCGCTCTGGTCGATGCTCTCAGCGAGACCAGACCAAAGTCACCGGCCAGTCAAGTAGATAAtgacgagccaatagagttggCGCATTATCCGGATGCCATGAAACCTCCTCCTGGTACCAAGCCGCCGATCGAAAGAGACGATTTCCCTGCTCCGCCTTATCCTTACACAGATCCCGAGAGACGTAGACGATGGTCCGACACATACAAG GGAGTACCCGCATCGGATGATGAGGACGAAGTGGACAACAAGACTTACATAAAGGAGGTGGAGGAGAAGCTGAAGAAGGAACAGGACGAGCTAAGTAAAATCGACACTGGGATAGCGAAGGTGTTCTTACAAGATCGCGAAAAGGATCGAGAGAACCTGAGACACAAAGCTGCGAACGTTGATCCTAGGAACGCGTCGAGAACGCCATCGGCTGCCAGAGAACCGACTTACAGATTACGATACGAAAGTCCAGTTGGCGCGT CGCCATCGAGAAATATAGACCACGCCAGACCGTGGGAGGACGACGATGGATTCAGTTACAGATCGAGCGTAGGGCCCAGTTACAACG TTGTGAGCTCCCTTCGGCACATCCCGAAGCCAGGGTACGGTCTGGCACCGCGAAGTCACACCTTCTCCTCGACCGGCGGTTCTGTATCTGCTCTCCCT GGTGATTATTCGTTCAGTGGTATGGGAGACAAGACGCACAGCACTGATTTCTCATCCGGCAAATCAGATA TATCGACAGGCAGCATCACGGATGTGGATCGACGGGCATTG AATGATGGCGGTATGCTGCCATCATCCACCACGTATACAGGTGGCCTGGGCTCGGTAGTCGGAAGTCGCGGGGGCCATCACGTAAGGAGATCACTGCCAGACATGGGAACTGCACCCTCCGAACCGCCGAAACTCTATCCTTACCACTTACTTGTCATCACCAACTACAGGCTGCCAGCCGACGTGGATCGTTGCAATCTCGAA CGGCACCTTTCCGACGCAGAATTCGAGGCAGTCCTCCAGTTTACACGCGCCGAGTTCTACAGACTACCGCAGTGGCGTCGTAACGAAATCAAAAGACGTGCCCGGTTGTTTTAA
- the Unc-115a gene encoding actin binding LIM protein Uncoordinated 115a isoform X9 — protein MKSKSDTFFTSESNGVKRDQELKQKQLKKGKTFCQSCKKKCSGEVLRVQDKYFHIGCFKCAQCNSSLAQGGFFAREGSYYCTKDYRERWGTKCAGCGEYVEGDVVTAGDKHAFHPNCFHCQRCRQPLLGQGTKVSLVQGQALCHRCVGIPVREASTPVGNSTTIRGTGDGPSDPGACAGCGNQLREGQALVALDRQWHVWCFKCHSCDTVLHGEYMGKDGVPYCEKDYQKQFGVKCAYCNRYISGKVLQAGDNHHFHPTCARCTKCGDPFGDGEEMYLQGAAIWHPRCGPGPSGPNGIVNGHGEAHTPQHRESERISSSASEMQFSLRSRTPSLNGSLCSPYSSLSRKYYPARTGSPGLILREYGRGPSEDVSRIYTYSYLTETPSQGYLRRPIQPYDKPPTSPHFHRPSSSRSIRSSGGRSSRSGMRALVDALSETRPKSPASQVDNDEPIELAHYPDAMKPPPGTKPPIERDDFPAPPYPYTDPERRRRWSDTYKGVPASDDEDEVDNKTYIKEVEEKLKKEQDELSKIDTGIAKVFLQDREKDRENLRHKAANVDPRNASRTPSAAREPTYRLRYESPVGASPSRNIDHARPWEDDDGFSYRSSVGPSYNVSTGSITDVDRRALNDGGMLPSSTTYTGGLGSVVGSRGGHHVRRSLPDMGTAPSEPPKLYPYHLLVITNYRLPADVDRCNLERHLSDAEFEAVLQFTRAEFYRLPQWRRNEIKRRARLF, from the exons GTAAAACGTTCTGCCAGTCTTGCAAGAAGAAGTGCAGCGGGGAGGTGCTACGAGTACAGGACAAGTACTTCCACATAGGGTGTTTCAAGTGCGCTCAGTGCAACTCTAGCTTAGCGCAGGGTGGCTTTTTCGCACGCGAGGGCTCTTACTATTGCACCAAG GATTACAGGGAACGCTGGGGGACGAAGTGTGCGGGCTGCGGAGAATACGTCGAGGGCGACGTGGTCACTGCTGGGGACAAGCACGCCTTCCATCCGAACTGTTTTCACTGCCAGAGATGCAGACAACCGTTGCTGGGCCAGGGTACTAAAGTGTCCCTTGTCCAAG GTCAAGCTCTGTGTCATCGATGCGTCGGTATCCCGGTACGAGAGGCCTCGACGCCGGTCGGCAATAGCACCACCATCAGAGGAACCGGGGACGGGCCGTCTGACCCTGGTGCCTGCGCTGGTTGCGGAAACCAATTACGGGAAGGCCAGGCTTTGGTCGCCCTGGATCGACAGTGGCACGTCTGGTGTTTCAAATGCCATAGCTGCGACACCGTGCTCCACGGCGAATACATGGGGAA AGACGGGGTGCCTTACTGCGAGAAGGACTACCAGAAGCAGTTCGGCGTGAAGTGCGCCTACTGCAACCGTTACATCAGCGGTAAGGTGCTGCAGGCTGGGGACAACCATCATTTCCATCCTACCTGCGCCCGATGCACCAAGTGCGGCGATCCTTTCGGCGATGGGGAGGAAATGTATTTGCAGGGCGCGGCCATTTGGCATCCCCGTTGCGGGCCAGGCCCGAGCGGACCGAACGGTATCGTGAACGGCCATGGGGAAGCTCACACCCCCCAGCATCGAGAGTCGGAGCGGATCTCCAGCAGCGCTTCGGAGATGCAG ttttcattgcggtCACGCACGCCAAGCCTGAACGGATCACTCTGCAGCCCTTACAGCAGCCTCAGTCGCAAG TATTATCCCGCGCGAACTGGCAGTCCCGGACTGATATTGCGAGAGTACGGACGTGGTCCATCCGAGGACGTATCTAGGATTTATACTTACTCGTACTTGACCGAGACGCCGAGCCAGGGATACTTGAGACGTCCGATACAGCCATACGACAAACCACCGACTAGCCCACATTTTCATAGACCTAGCT CGTCCCGTTCGATAAGAAGCAGCGGCGGACGCAGCAGCCGATCTGGTATGCGCGCTCTGGTCGATGCTCTCAGCGAGACCAGACCAAAGTCACCGGCCAGTCAAGTAGATAAtgacgagccaatagagttggCGCATTATCCGGATGCCATGAAACCTCCTCCTGGTACCAAGCCGCCGATCGAAAGAGACGATTTCCCTGCTCCGCCTTATCCTTACACAGATCCCGAGAGACGTAGACGATGGTCCGACACATACAAG GGAGTACCCGCATCGGATGATGAGGACGAAGTGGACAACAAGACTTACATAAAGGAGGTGGAGGAGAAGCTGAAGAAGGAACAGGACGAGCTAAGTAAAATCGACACTGGGATAGCGAAGGTGTTCTTACAAGATCGCGAAAAGGATCGAGAGAACCTGAGACACAAAGCTGCGAACGTTGATCCTAGGAACGCGTCGAGAACGCCATCGGCTGCCAGAGAACCGACTTACAGATTACGATACGAAAGTCCAGTTGGCGCGT CGCCATCGAGAAATATAGACCACGCCAGACCGTGGGAGGACGACGATGGATTCAGTTACAGATCGAGCGTAGGGCCCAGTTACAACG TATCGACAGGCAGCATCACGGATGTGGATCGACGGGCATTG AATGATGGCGGTATGCTGCCATCATCCACCACGTATACAGGTGGCCTGGGCTCGGTAGTCGGAAGTCGCGGGGGCCATCACGTAAGGAGATCACTGCCAGACATGGGAACTGCACCCTCCGAACCGCCGAAACTCTATCCTTACCACTTACTTGTCATCACCAACTACAGGCTGCCAGCCGACGTGGATCGTTGCAATCTCGAA CGGCACCTTTCCGACGCAGAATTCGAGGCAGTCCTCCAGTTTACACGCGCCGAGTTCTACAGACTACCGCAGTGGCGTCGTAACGAAATCAAAAGACGTGCCCGGTTGTTTTAA